The DNA segment AAAAGTCATTACTCCTTTTATCATTagttattaataaataaattaatgcGTTTGTTATGTTTTGAAGATATAAAGAAATTTGCTTTGTAGGTTTTTACAATTATTCATTTTGTTAAAACATTTATTATCTTTATGTCAAAGAATACTGCCAATAATTTTTTATACCTGCGAGATTCCGTGATCGCGATCCGCGTGCTTCCGCGAAACAAAATCTGGACCGCTCGTGGCTACCCGATCCGACGCTCCATATCGACGCGGCACCTCGAAACTCGAATCCCTCCGGCCAAAATCCCGCCTCTTTTCCACCATATAATGCGCATCGCTCCGCCCGTCTCCACCACTTCCCACGCCCAATTCTCGATCTCGAGGCCTAATCGACCGATCCTTGTTCCCCGGACTACGATCGCAATCGATGGCGAGGACGAAACAGACCGCCCGGAAGTCCACCGGGGGCAAGGCCCCGCGGAAGCAGCTGGCGACGAAGGCGGCGCGGAAGTCGGCGCCGGCGACCGGGGGCGTGAAGAAGCCCCACCGCTTCCGCCCGGGGACGGTGGCGCTGAGGGAGATCCGCAAGTACCAGAAGAGCACGGAGCTGCTCATCCGCAAGTTGCCGTTCCAGCGTCTCGTCCGGGAGATCGCGCAGGACTTCAAGACGGACCTGCGGTTCCAGAGCTCCGCGGTGGCGGCCCTACAGGAGGCGGCGGAGGCCTACCTCGTCGGCCTCTTCGAGGACACCAACCTTTGCGCCATCCACGCCAAGCGGGTCACCATCATGCCCAAGGACATCCAGCTCGCTCGCCGGATCCGCGGGGAGAGGGCTTGAGGCCCGTCCCATCTCGTGTGTTCACCGCCCCTTCGGGTGGGTAGATCGGGGATTTAGGTCTATTATGTCAGCCTCCATGGCCAAGCGGCGCAGGTTTCCCGCTCCTAACTTTGTCTCGACCGTATTGTGTTTCCGGCCATCCGATGTCACATGGGATTGCGTGTATGCGAGTAATGTTATGTGGCATCAACTTTCAAAGCAAAGCCTCGGTCAGAAACAGCTAAGCAGCTTCTCAACTTAAGGGTTACTATACTCCTGCGTGTGTCCACTGCCTCCTTAAAAGGTGGATAAGGGGCTGTTTCATGTGCGTTCTATCTGTTAATATCTTTGACTTGACCCACGTCACCCGTGACTATCCC comes from the Musa acuminata AAA Group cultivar baxijiao chromosome BXJ2-8, Cavendish_Baxijiao_AAA, whole genome shotgun sequence genome and includes:
- the LOC103993559 gene encoding histone H3.2, whose protein sequence is MARTKQTARKSTGGKAPRKQLATKAARKSAPATGGVKKPHRFRPGTVALREIRKYQKSTELLIRKLPFQRLVREIAQDFKTDLRFQSSAVAALQEAAEAYLVGLFEDTNLCAIHAKRVTIMPKDIQLARRIRGERA